tcagtctgattttaaaatctttaaggTTAAGAAGTGATTGGTTAATGGATCGGATTCATCAGAATAATCTGACACATCGATTAATGATAAATGAACACACGATGATGATCGCAGGAAGATGACAACTTGTTTCTACTGGTTTCATGTCTAAAAAGACCAGGCcaggataaagatcctgggttgatttCTTTAAGCtgtaaacaggttgggaacacttcccctataacgagatattctcgctaaaatgcAATTATCCCTGTCTAACGagaataaatataatatatcccgtacaaccgagaaaaacacctgtggaatacatctcttcgtgtttcacgtgaaaagaagaaaaagtgctaaaatgtgtgatacttctgcaaatatattaatcaaaacaaaaacactcacaatgtgtattggatttcagactgcttccctcttacgcagcaactttgacatgcaatttcatgactatgttgtcaatttcatagaaacaattcgcatcatgttgagtgtgtgtcgcacttattcaacgttgcacgggatttgacattattttcaataaagacgcaaaaacacctgtttatggtaatgtttatttcatgctaaagagggataatcgtgttttagcgagaatatcctcgctataggggaagtgttcccaacctggtAAAGATATTCAAAGAATGAGGAATTTATAGTGGTCAGTGGCCAGTTGATAGAGCACCTGATTGGAGAATTtagggggcccgggttcaaatcctggtATGGTCCATTGTATTTTTTTCCCTTAATGttacacatgtattttttttttaactcagaTAAtttccccttctctctctctctctctctctctctctctctctctctctctctgattcgGGTCCTAtgtaacttaaaaagttcttcaTTACTCTTATATCAACAGAACAAAGTTAATATACATagattttgtttgaaataaattaatctaAAAGTTCATCGTACTAACTTGTAAGCCTATGGCGATAGTGTCTTAAAACCttggaaatattaaaataataaaaactgtGACCATGTTCTAAGTCACATGTCATTATAAGTATGTGATCTTAAAGTTTACGAAAATCTCATTCTGTTGTTCGAATATGTAATTTAATGAAATTATGTTAGTACGTTATCACTTACATTCCCTGTACTCTCTACATGATGATGTCACTTTAGAAAATCTTAGATTGCTAATTAAAACCACATATTTAACCTTtctattcaatttcaaaatatacatgCCCAAGTAATATTTGCCATTTCTTTACAATATATGTACTGGAATGAAATATATCATAGGGTAGACAGTTTGTTAAGTTTCTTACTTGTCTGTCCAAAAGTTGAGTAAAATGACTGGTGAGATTTTTTGGAAAGATGTGGATAAGTTGCAGGATTTTACTGAAGGAGAGATGTGGATATTTTTTCAGGGATGTGGATAAGTGTAACAGATTAGATTTTGGGAGCATTGTGAATGTGTTTCAAGGATTATGCTTTGGGAGAGATGTGAATAAGTGTAAGATAATCAATTTTAGGAGATATGTGGATGTGTTTCAGGGAATGGTCTTTTAGAGATATGTGGATATGTTTCAGGGAATGGTCTTTTAGAGATATGTGGATGTGTTTCAGGGAATGGTCTTTTAGGAGATATGTGGATGTGTTTCAGGGAATGGTCTTTTAGGAGATATGTGGATGTGTTTCAGGGAATGGTCTTTTAGGAGATATGTGGATGTGTTTCAGGGAATGGTCTTTTAGGAGATATGTGGATGTGTTTCAGGGAATGGTCTTTTAGGAGATATGTGGATGTGTTTCAGGGAATGGTCTTTTAGGAGATATGTGGATGTGTTTCAGGGAATGGTCTTTTAGAGAAATGTGGATGTACTTTAGGAAAGGCGTGGAAAGATATATATTGCAATTAATTTAAAGAGGTTTGCACTtcagatttggagtaatgtaaattttttgggaagtgtatttttggtttctacattgaaggagaattaggaaattaaaaagaaaaactagcatcgcaatgcttgttattgagctacagtgttgtaaacatgacctttttgcacttagaatttattcaattgaacttgatttttctgtttgtgtcaacacaacataagcaacacaattaatcaatcattgCATAGAATAGATATACAATCATGTAATGACCTTTTTGCGCTTGATATAtgaaacttcatgatatcaaaattgagagtttaaaaggacatatcaggagtaatgtcaatttctaaaattttacataatttgaacattaaaaaagtgggggttggagataaaaaaaaattaaattattggcaaaaatactgaatttttatacaaaatttctagttaattaattaaaacttttttaagaatcggtgctccatttggaaaaatatatcaaccaagttaatgaattacaacatttgaactagttccaagtctcaactacctgtatcataaattataaaactgaaatacatgtatagtccAGGAGTATAAAGATAGatgatacattggatgaaacagaaacagTACCCGGTAATATCATGcgaattagaactttttgattaatgaatccttccgtcacaaaatatagtccttgccaaaccctttcaaaatttgaattgtcaCACAATTTTTCAACTGGgtagggttcagcaatagatgtgtaatatgtttgcaccaatgggatcagtattgaaccagtaaatacatagttgtagcatcctgcacagttgtgctcaaaagctcaggagctaacttccttacaTGGTTATAATTCAAACCAAGAAATTGTtatcatttatgaattattgTAGTTATATTGTGATATCAGAATCATTTCATTGTGACACTACAGTGACTGCACGTATCACATCGTGACATGACACTCAGCATGTGTAATCAAAGCACCATTTGAGGAGTAATGTTACGTAGGTAAAAGGGAAAACGTTTACAAATTTAATTACCTAATATGTTATTGTGATTAAAACCAGCTCCTCAATCCATTACATGTTTAgcgacaagaaaaaaaaaagaggagcggatcaagAAGCTGTTTTTAATACATTTATGTTTaagcaataattgttttttaCATCTATCATATTAACACAGAATGGATTTGCAGATTTGAATAGTGCTTCTTATGAAAATTTACTGCACACCCTTTTCGTTTTATTACAGAATAgatatttacttttatttacGTGATAGTGTGATGATTACATgttaatcattttaaattttgatgttCTATGACttccattacttttaagttATGAGTCGACAAAATGCGCCGGTCATCGGGGATTATCAAGGTGTTTTTTTTACTAATGGTAAAGAGTACCTTTCCCCTtttgacaaaaaataaatatttccctTTCCACAGGTAAAAATTTCTCTTCAATTGTAGAAAATTCACAAGAtcagtctaattaaaatcagatccggAGTGTAACAGTatgagaagatctgattttaattagattgacgtACACAAGATTGTATgagaattttaacaaaaatcattttcatgtaTTCTAATATTCTAAGTCATGTTCTATAATTATCAAAGTCTAGTgctttgatatacatgtataatgtaatcTGTATTTATCCTTAATTGTGTCAAAGAACATCTGTTTAACCTCAAGTTTGCAGCCAAAGATTTGGAAAGAAATGCcaaaaaaagtgaaaaatcagaaaaagaagagaaaaccAAATGTAAAAAGGTAAGGCAAGCAGGCAGCACTTAGATGCTATACATGCATAcctagtgttaaatctaaagcaaactagcatggcaCCAATGATGTACAAAAAAAGGGGGATTTCACAACCCAAggttttgactttaggatgggtccaaattagtcatatcttttgatgttttaatgttaatacacctattagtATTATATAAAACCTTTCATCAATGGATGCACTTTTgtgggcatttaagttttaagaacatatcttgttttatactgttgctgaacattagaatttagcttagatattcagaacaggaatttttttctagatttcatagcctttgggagtagtgatactttttcactagtattcaagtgaccgataaggcctgtgggcctcttgttcgaGTATGctttggagcttgctcagagttgtactcaaaacaaacatggctgagtttgagtatgagtatggtaaaagttttataacctccaggtcggatctgtatgtatatatgtatcaaGTGAATGGTCGGAGAGTTTTGCaggtttgaaattttgtgatcTGTAGAAAATAATGGTTAAATCTTTATTACAGTGCATGAACAAATTAGATCAAGACTCTTAGAAATTGTTAAATTCTTTACAAGGTTTTGTTGCATTCAATTtgataaaaacatatatatgtcTTGCATGTATGTGTCACTTAATCTCCAATGATTTTGATGataaaaattgtaatttcaggCTATGCAAAAAGGCAATGCGGAAGGGGCAAAGATCCATGCAGAAAACGCAATAAGACAGAAAAATCAGGCTTTGAATTATCGTAAAATGAGTGCCAGAATAGACGCAGTGGCGTCGAGGGTTCAGACGGCCGTCACGATGAAGCAGGTGAAAATTGATTCTCGCTGATAGATTCACCAAATTCGATGGCTGACAAAATACTGTATAAgtagaatttttagcgaggatttcATTTTGGCATTAGTGAGGGTGTTAAGATCGCAAAAATTGAATATCACtaatatttattccatatcagAGGTAATAgctatctttcttggaattctAAAGTTGCTAAAATTAGTTCTcgcaaaatatatatacacatgattTATGGACAAATCGCTAAATTTGCGATTCGCTAAAAGTACCATTTATACAGTACAATATGATAGAAGACAAATTGTTTAATTCAGCAAATGATGTATTGTTTCCTTGTGTGCTTACTTAGAAACAGGTGCATTAGTAAATTCCCATACTTAGCACGATGAGGTTCTAGCTTTTGTAACCTATTTTGTCAGCCTCAAAATTAGTGACCCACACTGCTTCAGATGGTAATACTAGAATGATTTTAAATATTGAGAGATTGGTGTAATACAGAAGTACTACTGCTAACAATTCAATTCTGGCATGAATCTTTTTAGCTGATTGCACTATAATATTTTATTGGTTCATTGTCTGAGAATTTTAAATACTATGAAACTCCTCGATACTGACCAGCTGTCGGGCTGAAGAAAATGGCCGGTTGAGAGGGGTGGCCAATTTACAAAAAATTCACAACTGATAACTAGCTATGTCCTTTTTCCTTATACTCCTCACTATTAAACATGAGTTTTGATTTTTAagaaatttcaaacatttttcagGTTACAATTTTCATCATTGTAAGTGCACACAAGCTGTAAAGCTAAATAAGATTATGTAGGGTATCAGGATAAAATTTTGGCacttaagtacatgtaattgataatATACGTACGGCCAGACACAACTCTAATTTATTGCAACTgctatttttgaaattattacCAGGTTGACTTACTGAAAAACGTAAACTCTAAAAACAGAAACACATATGGTAGAAACTTTATTTTGACTTCTCCATTGTCATCCATCTTGCTTAAATTctcctcaatatttttttttttaaatacataacaaATCTGGTAACACATGAAACCACATGTAGCCTACCCTGatgttgaaaatttgtcattgaATTATGTTTAatgatacatattttatatttggctTCACATTGTATTAcatcacactttttaaatcTTTTAGGATGTACGTGAATTCGAAATTTACAAAGTATTTCTATTTGTGAATATTCATGTACCTGTAACAAAACAATGCCAACACATATTAACTaatcttgtcatttatttcattcaGGTGATAAAAAACAATCCATATTTTACTGCCTGTTagttttatcttttatattCGATACTTTACTATTTTCGCATAGAGCATGGATAGATGTATATTAGgcagaaatgaaatatacttgtgtttcctatttcactccCCCAAAATTAGGTAGGTAAagcatttcattttattgattcaAAAATAGTTCATTTGAAATCTTAGTTTTTGATACACTTTGAATacttgtctatatatatatatacattacaaaaaatacaaacattttgaagatcaatagTAGTCAAGATGTGAATCAGAGAAACTCgaatgtgaaaagaaaaaaaattgcactttgaaaattgcagattttcattttatttatatagtcAATAAAATCTTTAGGGTTAGCAGCAAAACAGTAGGAGAAACCAGAAAcacacttttattttattttagccttatCACTATTTCTTTTCTGTGTCTTTATTTTTTTAtcttatttgaaattttttgtatTGAGTTAACttaaaaaacttcaaaataatAGTTCGCAATCTGCAGACTTGAACCCAGGGCCCCTTGCTTGACAAGGGAATGCACTATCCATTTTGCTAAGGAGTCATTGTGCTAGGGATTGATACATTTTATATAGTaactaaattttataactgtTGTGAAGAAAACTTGTCTAAATATTTGATTAACACAAAAATGATAAGTTATCATCCATTTTTGATAATTATGCACCAGTAaaataacaatctaattaatattgcatttaaaatatttgcatCAATTAACAATAGAAGTGATTGCCCTTGGCTCCAATAAAAAGCAAATatgaaatcttgatattttagagagaaaaaataatgaCAGGCAGAATAATAATTGTCATCATGTTACATTTTGAATAATGTAGCcctttcagatttttttttagttctgtagttctgacattttctaacaacaacccccccccccccccccccccccccctccaaaaagaagtcggagagggctacattattgcagctaaaagTTCATGAGCCTTCAGTCATAAGGAGTGATGTGCTCACAGACCACACATGTTAACACCTCCAGCCATGGGAATTTAGATGCATGGCTTCTCACTGTCTCTAACTGTGACTGGTTTTATTGGGGAGTATTGCCTATGTTTGTTAATGATAAATTTACAACAACTTAAAAATATACTGGCAGATGTTTGATTTTCAGCAGGTGGCTGATATTATGAGAATATCTGTAAAACTTGCTGGAAGTTTCAAAATTGGCTGATTTTAGGGGGAGTTTAATAGGCGAAAACTGAACACAGTTACTTATACGCAATGTCAAGTTTCACTTCATTTTGACACCTGTTTAATCAGACAATTCACAAATCGTCTTCTTCTTGCTTTTTAGTTTTCCAGTAGTTGATGACTTTGATCATTTCAAAGTCGATACTATTTTTTGCAACAGCGTCAAGTCCATAAGAAACATTCATTTCCTTAGTCACATGATGTCGgacaaccttgacctttccatCACGACATCCAATCCACAAGATGTTATTGACCATTGCAAGACAGTAGGGCTTCAATAGTCCATTTTGATTTGTCAGAAGGTATCGAATAAACTGCCCATCTGCGGTAATGATATGCACACGGTCGTTGCTGTAATCACTGACAAGAAGGTTGTTGCTGACATCACAACAAATCATGGAGGGGTCAAACGGTTTGGTAGAGTCGAATCCAAAGTAGCGGAACTTCAGTGCGCCTTCTTTTCTCAAAACCACGACTCGTCCACTGTTAGCAGTTAGAACATCGACAACACAGATGTCCAAGTTTCCATTCTGGACTGCTCGGTATGGACAGGCAAACAGTCTCGTTTGTCCATCCAGCTCAAATTCGTACTCCTTTAATACTCGCCCTCCTGGAGACATGTGCCAGACCAGATTTTTGCCTTTTTCAAACTTGGAATCAAAGTCCTCCGAATCCAAAGTAACCAGTAGACATCCCTCCGACATCAGGCTAATTCCCAGTGGTGTCAGAGGCTTGGTTTCTTTGATCACTGAAACTGCACCAGTCGTAGAGAGCCTTTTAATGCACTGAGCCATATAATCATTGAAATACATATCTCCATTTTCCATCAAAGTGCAGTCGCCAAAGTATGCACTGTGCTTTTGCTTCCGTTTTCGCTCGCCTTTAATCGTTGACAAGGTACTAAAATCTTCAGAGACTCCATGAATCCAGGCGATGTCTTCTGATTCAGGGGATATGCTGGCAATTGTTTTTTCACCTATGTTGAACTCGGAGATTGCTGTGGCATTCATGTCGGAAACATTTTGGGCCTTTCCAAGCATTTTCTCGACCAGATGAATTTCGATATTGCCTTTTACGAAGATAGAAAGTTCAccaaaacaagagatgttttcaTGAGTCATAGACTTCATTTCATTCATCATTGCCTTTATTTCACCATGCTCTGCCAAAAACTGCGTGTTGGATGCTCGACTTTGCTCTAGGCTCGCCGTCTTCTGTCGTAGATTTTCAGCGTGGGTGCGGAATCGATTTTCCAATTTTGTTAGCTTGGAATTATTCTTTACTAACTCTTCCTCTGCCTGCCTGACCTGATTTTCAATCAATATGGAGATAACATTCAACATCTCTTTTTCTTGCTGGTGAATCCTGTTGATTTTCTCGGTGgtttttctgacattttctgtCTTCAGTTcttgaatatgttttatattttcatttatctgaCAGAAGTGCCCTTCCTGAATGCCCTTGTTCGTTTTAGTGACATTTTTCCAGTTCACCGAGAATCTGGAAATGGCTCCCCATTCATGAAATGAATGAACTTTGTCCACACTGCAAACTTCACAGATAGAGAAATCACAAGTCCAGCAGTAGAGGCTGAGAGGTTTTGAGGGGTGGATCCTGCATTCTTGCAGTCTCTTGTTTTCTCTAACATATTCCATCACCGTTCACTAAATAACCATAACTGTATTTTAAGCACAAGTCTGCAGAGTGTTTTGAGAAATCGTTTGGTAATAAGAGGAAGTATTATTGTACATAATTCCAGAGATTGCATCCATGCTGTATTCTGCCTCTTTATTCACTTCAATCAAAATGTTTTCTCCAAGATGAAAGACAGTTGGTATGACCAGTATAGACACAGAAAAGGGCTGTTACTATGAAACAGAACAAGACAACTCCACGAGGCAGTATTCCTGTAACATAAATGAGAATATTCGTTGGAACTGATTATTGTATTGAATTTCCTTATAAATAGGAAATGAGTCATTTTGTCCCATTTTattgttcatacatgtataaacagtATATAGAGTGATGCACTTTTAAAACCACTTGAATTTTATACTAATTTGCTTGATTTTTTGTCCATAAGTACCCTTTTCAGGAAGAGGAATTAATGGaatataatttgtttaaaatttaatgcatttttgaGTTAAGTACATTTGTAGTACctacatttatatcatatttacTGTACATGAGTGTATAGGTATATTACTGTGTAATTGAGAGCAATGATAAGTATTTAGATTTTAACATGGTGTAAAAGTTTTTCTAAACTTTCGTGCTTAGAAAGTTTCTCCGATGTTTTAAGTGGGTCTATAGTGTGCATGTACTGAGTTTTATTAGGTGTAAATATTTGTGATCTGTATTATAGGTAACAGGATCTAAGTATTTGTGATCTGTTTTATAGGTAACAGGATCAATGGCAGGGGTGGTAAAATCCATGGAGTCTGCAATGAAGTCCATGAATCTGGAAAAGGTATGTAATTCTGATCATTGTCACAGAATCAGTAAATCACATGACAGAGTTCACTATGTCAGAAGAAGAGTTCAACTGGTTTCCATGGCAAATAGATACACATAGTAGCACTATTTCCTCTGCAGTTGGATATTTGAGAAGTACTAAGACTTCAGATATACCTATAACCCCAATTCAGTTGATAAAACATCCCAATCTCATTAAATTTAGATGTTAGATCTCTTCATGAGTATGTAAGCGGATGtaacatctaattttgattagattgtgaAATATCCTTGTCTGTAATTAAAATAGCATGATAAAACAAGAGCTTTTCCACATATATACTTGTTCTGTATTTAGTATTTTGGTCTAATTCATGTTACTGATATCTAGAAATCACTGTTTTCTATCACAAATGTTCAGTGCATATTTTTAAGAACAAATACATCGCCCAGTTGCTACTATTAATGAAGCTGTAATTTGACAGGTATCCCAGTTGATGGACCGATTTGAGCAGCAGTTTGAGAACCTTGATGTCCAGACGCAGGTGATGGATGCCACCATGAGCAACACATCCACACTGACCACTCCACAGGGGGAGGTGGACAATTTGATGCAGGAGGTGGCGGATGAGGCAGGGTAAGGATTAGGGATGTGGAATGGGGTAGGACAGGaaggaagtaaaaaaaaaatgaacaggAAGTGTTTCAATTTTTACATAGATGGCGACATGATCCATATTTAGTATAAGCAACCTGTTTTGAAGTGAATAAGATgggtttatttatttataaagtGTGATTAAAATTTATGATTTTCTGTTTAAAATCCCTGAATAATGGCATGAAGTTTCAGAAGAGTATGAATTCTTTCAAGTGTTATGGTGTCAAGTGGGAATTTTCTGAAACagtgaaaaaaaattccacttgAAAAATTAATGGATGAAGTCACTGGTCTTTTTTGGTTTAAGTAGATCTGAAATTAGCTTTAGCGACATGTTTGATTGCTGAAATGTTTTGTGGTTTCAGGTTGGAGTTAAATCTAGATCTGCCCTCAGCACAGTCCACCTCTTTATCCAGTACTGCCCAGGCTTCCACAGAACAAGTACGTAGTCTTACTGGTAACCTCGGTTACAGTCAAAATTGCACATTTACAACATAATTTATGAAGGACATGAGATGAAAAGCATTTCTACCCTATTGGTTAAGTGtataaagattttaaagatgCTTTGAAGAGCATCATGGATCTATGAACTTTTTCTtttgtatgaaattaaaaattatgtgCATTTGgtatcaaaaataataatttttaaaaaaaatggtggGCTTTTTGAAACAGGTTTGGCACTCCCTGGTTTTGCCCAAACTTTCAaggatattttgataaattactCTACCGACATGCAAACTTTTTTGGGGGAAAGGGGTTCTATACTTTAAGTCAATTTAGAAAATTCAGAGTTGTTGAAAACTCATTTGACAGCCTGTCATTTGGACTAACTGACAAGTGATTCCAGTCAAAATAAGTAAGGCAGTCCGAATAGAAAAGACTTGGCAATTTTCTTTAGTAATAGtttaatatcaacaaaatagGTCCTTTTACAGAGATAGATGTATTATTTTCGTAAATATTCATTTCTGAGTGGTATAAATTTTCGTAATGCCGATGGTCTTAAAAATCTGTGAACTTAAGTACCAGTGGTCTTGATATCAACTATaataaatttttgttttaatttaagaGGGATTTTGTGCAAACAGTGGTGCTCATTGAATATATTGcttatttataaatgtattgaagaatcatttttgaaaatacatgagggtatgaactgcattagtgttcatgaaaaatatgctgGCCTGAAACGTTACAGCTCAtaacctcatgtattttcagaattgaaattcatttcttatatatctacatgtatattacaaatcacattttcctctatgaaccaaccaatttcagcacgcgacacaatccgttcatattgactatgagcggattatgaactagcttaaagcacgcgactgagagagcgtaatgatttgaaaaaatacaacatgtgttacaaagatctcgcaaagtcacacctcggattaagattgtgaacttagcggattatcatcccaatcttgctgtctcctagctccaaaatacagtgcaccgtgcaatgttgataaaaggcagcgtgagatgatgtgtgacgtcatgtctatgtgttgctactgtgacagaggctaggagttcatTTTatacaacaaaatagaagcaatgtaaacaaacggtgttttaataaaggaatataaatataagaaatgaacatcacttttgagctgttcatggtcaatgtGAACAGATTTGGATTTCAGCACGATTCACAAGTGATGTTCATGTCTTAAATAAACATTCTACTTTTCTTTCTGTCGGAATCCCCAGTCGTTACAATAAAAATAGATGTGATATATTTGTCAAGTAGATGTAGTTCTGTAaactttaaaggggcattagctgtgaaagtgattacaaccattttttctcaaatctctcaatggcataggaatatatattattgactaataaaaacatttattttgtacaaaagcAAGAGAAtcctaataaaactacattaGATAACTACtcttagtgtaaagaaatatataaggaagaattattggcttgcaagacaataatcatttaatcatcaaaattacacattcatgTGCCTGATTtaaggttaaaaagtgtttgaaacaATTAAATACTGGCTTTATTACtgacatatataatatagagcaattttcattgaattcaattttttatgGCGTAATTACAGTTAATACCCCTTAAATTACATTATAGGAAAGTAAAAGCCTTTCATACAAGTTAAAGATTGTCCACATTTCACACCGAGTCATTGCAATTGGCAGTGAGAGTACCAAACCTCCCCTCCACCATCATTACAGTTAATCTATCATTACGTCTGCTATTGACGTTAGGTCACAGATCTCGGGATTCTTGGAACGCTCCGCCCACCAATCA
Above is a genomic segment from Ostrea edulis chromosome 3, xbOstEdul1.1, whole genome shotgun sequence containing:
- the LOC125674895 gene encoding charged multivesicular body protein 1b-like isoform X2, coding for MSMDKHLFNLKFAAKDLERNAKKSEKSEKEEKTKCKKAMQKGNAEGAKIHAENAIRQKNQALNYRKMSARIDAVASRVQTAVTMKQVTGSMAGVVKSMESAMKSMNLEKVSQLMDRFEQQFENLDVQTQVMDATMSNTSTLTTPQGEVDNLMQEVADEAGLELNLDLPSAQSTSLSSTAQASTEQDELSQRLAKLRQL
- the LOC125674895 gene encoding charged multivesicular body protein 1b-like isoform X1, yielding MSMDKHLFNLKFAAKDLERNAKKSEKSEKEEKTKCKKAMQKGNAEGAKIHAENAIRQKNQALNYRKMSARIDAVASRVQTAVTMKQVTGSMAGVVKSMESAMKSMNLEKVSQLMDRFEQQFENLDVQTQVMDATMSNTSTLTTPQGEVDNLMQEVADEAGLELNLDLPSAQSTSLSSTAQASTEQVRSLTGNLGYSQNCTFTT